Proteins encoded within one genomic window of Streptomyces kaniharaensis:
- a CDS encoding deaminase: MTTDLDHLRRAVELSRRCPPSGTAFSVGAVIVGADGKVLAEGYSREVDAHNHAEEAALGKLPPGDPRLRGATVYSSLEPCGQRASRPMPCARLIIAAGVPRVVVAWREPDLFVTDCQGTALLEAAGVEVVELPELAEEARAVNAHLLG, from the coding sequence GTGACCACCGACCTCGACCACCTGCGCCGGGCCGTGGAACTCTCCCGCCGCTGCCCGCCCTCCGGGACGGCCTTCTCGGTGGGCGCGGTGATCGTCGGCGCGGACGGCAAGGTGCTGGCGGAGGGCTACAGCCGCGAGGTGGACGCACACAACCACGCCGAGGAGGCGGCGCTCGGCAAGCTCCCGCCCGGCGACCCGCGGCTGCGCGGCGCCACCGTCTACAGCTCGCTGGAGCCGTGCGGGCAGCGCGCCTCCCGCCCGATGCCGTGCGCCCGGCTGATCATCGCGGCGGGCGTGCCGCGGGTGGTGGTGGCCTGGCGGGAGCCCGACCTGTTCGTCACCGACTGCCAGGGCACCGCCCTGCTGGAGGCAGCCGGCGTCGAAGTGGTCGAGCTGCCGGAACTGGCCGAGGAGGCCCGGGCCGTCAACGCCCACCTGCTCGGCTGA
- a CDS encoding 4-hydroxy-3-methylbut-2-enyl diphosphate reductase: MSNTAQRRVLLAAPRGYCAGVDRAVIAVEKALEQYGAPIYVRKQIVHNKYVVQTLEKKGAIFVDETEEVPEGSIVVFSAHGVAPSVHDEAKAGKLATVDATCPLVTKVHKEAVRFADEGFDILLVGHEGHEEVIGTMGEAPDRIHLVDGAEDVANVQVRDESKVVWLSQTTLSVDETMATVGELKKRFPLLVSPPSDDICYATQNRQVAVKQLAPETDLLIVVGSKNSSNSVRLVEVGLEYGAKAAHLVDFAEEIQDAWLEGVTTVGLTSGASVPEILVDGVLEWLAARGYETVETVKTAEEHLTFSLPKELRRDLRAEAAGKL; this comes from the coding sequence ATGTCCAACACCGCGCAGCGCCGTGTCCTGCTCGCCGCCCCCCGGGGCTACTGCGCGGGTGTCGACCGCGCCGTGATCGCCGTGGAGAAGGCCCTGGAGCAGTACGGGGCCCCCATCTACGTCCGCAAGCAGATCGTCCACAACAAGTACGTGGTGCAGACCCTGGAGAAGAAGGGCGCGATCTTCGTCGACGAGACGGAGGAGGTGCCCGAGGGCTCGATCGTCGTCTTCTCCGCGCACGGCGTCGCGCCGTCCGTCCACGACGAGGCCAAGGCCGGCAAGCTCGCCACCGTCGACGCCACCTGCCCGCTGGTCACCAAGGTGCACAAGGAGGCCGTCCGCTTCGCCGACGAGGGCTTCGACATCCTGCTGGTGGGCCACGAGGGCCACGAGGAGGTCATCGGCACCATGGGCGAGGCCCCGGACCGGATCCACCTGGTGGACGGCGCCGAGGACGTGGCGAACGTGCAGGTCCGGGACGAGTCCAAGGTCGTCTGGCTGTCCCAGACCACCCTGTCGGTGGACGAGACCATGGCCACCGTCGGCGAGCTGAAGAAGCGCTTCCCGCTGCTGGTCAGCCCGCCCAGCGACGACATCTGCTACGCGACCCAGAACCGCCAGGTCGCCGTCAAGCAGCTGGCCCCCGAGACCGACCTGCTGATCGTGGTCGGCTCCAAGAACTCCTCCAACTCGGTCCGCCTGGTCGAGGTCGGCCTGGAGTACGGCGCCAAGGCCGCCCACCTGGTGGACTTCGCCGAGGAGATCCAGGACGCCTGGTTGGAGGGCGTCACCACGGTCGGCCTGACCAGCGGCGCCTCGGTGCCGGAGATCCTGGTCGACGGCGTGCTGGAGTGGCTGGCCGCGCGCGGCTACGAGACGGTCGAGACCGTCAAGACCGCCGAGGAGCACCTGACCTTCTCGCTGCCCAAGGAGCTGCGCCGCGACCTTCGCGCCGAGGCCGCGGGCAAGCTGTAA
- a CDS encoding RibD family protein has protein sequence MPGSRPFVLLSAAMSLDGHLDDASPERLLLSNEADFDRVDEERAAADAILVGGNTLRTDNPRLLVNDPARRAARLAAGRPAYPLKVTLSASGALDPALRFWHTGGAKLAYTTDAGAAVLRPALDGLAEVVALGGTVDLGAVLDDLGARGVRRLMVEGGGSVHTQFLAQGLADELQLAVAPLLVGQAQAPRFVHPAAFPGGPARRMRLLEARTVGDVVLLRYAPKEPAP, from the coding sequence ATGCCTGGCTCGCGCCCCTTCGTCCTGCTGAGCGCCGCCATGTCGCTCGACGGCCATCTCGACGACGCCTCCCCCGAGCGCCTGCTGCTCTCCAACGAGGCCGACTTCGACCGGGTCGACGAGGAGCGCGCCGCCGCCGACGCGATCCTGGTCGGCGGCAACACCCTGCGCACCGACAACCCGCGCCTGCTGGTCAACGACCCCGCCCGGCGTGCCGCCCGGCTCGCGGCCGGCCGCCCCGCGTACCCGCTGAAGGTGACGCTCAGCGCGAGCGGCGCGCTCGACCCCGCGCTGCGGTTCTGGCACACCGGCGGCGCCAAGCTCGCCTACACCACGGACGCCGGCGCGGCCGTCCTGCGTCCGGCACTGGACGGGCTGGCCGAGGTGGTCGCGCTCGGCGGCACGGTGGACCTCGGCGCCGTACTGGACGATCTCGGCGCGCGCGGGGTGCGCCGCCTGATGGTCGAGGGCGGGGGCAGCGTGCACACCCAGTTCCTCGCCCAAGGCCTCGCGGACGAGCTCCAGCTGGCCGTGGCCCCGCTGCTGGTCGGCCAGGCGCAGGCGCCGCGGTTCGTCCACCCGGCCGCCTTCCCCGGCGGCCCGGCACGGCGGATGCGGCTGCTGGAGGCACGTACCGTGGGCGATGTCGTCCTGCTCAGGTACGCCCCGAAGGAGCCCGCCCCGTGA
- a CDS encoding NUDIX domain-containing protein, translated as MDVQDETATRIVVGGALIHRGRLLAARRSAPAAVAGRWELPGGKAEPGETEAQALERELLEELGVRARALERLPGAWTVRPGLELHFWAAELLAGDPRPLEDHDELRWLGPAELDSVDWIDHDRDVLPHIARLLES; from the coding sequence ATGGACGTTCAGGACGAGACCGCCACCCGGATCGTGGTCGGCGGCGCGCTGATCCACCGGGGCCGGCTGCTGGCCGCCCGGCGCAGTGCGCCCGCCGCGGTGGCCGGGCGCTGGGAGCTCCCGGGCGGGAAGGCCGAGCCCGGCGAGACCGAGGCCCAGGCGCTGGAGCGGGAGCTGCTGGAGGAGCTGGGCGTACGGGCCCGGGCACTGGAGCGGCTGCCCGGCGCCTGGACCGTCCGGCCCGGCCTGGAGCTGCACTTCTGGGCCGCCGAGCTGCTCGCCGGTGACCCGCGCCCGCTGGAGGACCACGACGAACTGCGCTGGCTCGGCCCGGCCGAGCTGGACAGCGTCGACTGGATCGACCACGACCGGGACGTCCTGCCGCACATCGCCCGCCTCCTGGAATCCTGA
- a CDS encoding SpoIIE family protein phosphatase — protein MSNSGNGGGGARRAGTAGSAAARARLRRGARPAAPPPPAGRRRRSGTTGTSAPSDPSADSGAPQPARPAPTPAVPDPGAQPGLRSRPGRPFPGGPSEPPRGDGSPPEGGLFDLLKVAVAILDTAGRVVLWSPAAEELLGWPNELLVGRRIDELIPDEKQVARIRAAIQDTLRHGRWAGFAELRDRDGAPVAVDARISLLVDGDGTPFLQVSLAETAAVRAVERDLAVRDALFEQSPLGIAILDTDLRYTAVNRTLAEMNGVALEDHVGRTTGETLPERAADEITAIQRQVLATGEPVIDVTLASPVTARSGYRSISYSRMTDRSGRVLGISGTVMDVTERYRAVSKVEHARRRLSLLNEFGSRVGDLLDASRIAQELASSVVPRLTDHSAVILLQAVAHGDDLPRHGHDRRTSLLQLGTASVQDGPEVEVMLRRGARITFAEDSACGRVLRTGVPELLSGADQLGDVTYPGDPKLQAAHDLGVHSMLVVPLRARGIVIGLLLVSRAGYREGFDRDDLAFTVELADRAGSSLDNARLYARERTAALTLQRTLLPQQVPQPTGVEVAYRYVPGSSGTEVGGDWFDVIPLPGERTALVVGDVMGHGLRAAATMGRLRTAVRVLAALDLPPDVLLRHVHELADDLAQGPDEALLATCVYAVFDPGTGTLTVAKAGHIPPVLVVPGQETEEPTRTGSPLPGGTGRILDLPSGAPLGVGGVPFEAIELKIPEGSLLALCTDGLVESRDKDLDVGLGRLITVLQEPHASIQAACEAVLDTMEQGREPDDVALLLARLGHGQAGTPTAGWTLPAEPTAVSRARRLVRATLVEWAVEELTDTAELLVSELVTNAVRYASAPIGVRLTLGETLLVEISDPLPDPPRERHAAEADEGGRGLELVRRLALRWGARAEGVGKVVWFEQALPGNEPDGP, from the coding sequence GTGTCGAACAGCGGGAACGGCGGCGGGGGAGCACGGCGGGCAGGCACTGCGGGGAGCGCCGCCGCCCGCGCCCGGCTGCGCCGCGGCGCCCGCCCGGCCGCCCCGCCGCCGCCGGCCGGCCGCCGCCGCCGGAGCGGCACCACCGGCACCTCCGCCCCGTCCGACCCCTCCGCCGACTCCGGCGCCCCGCAACCCGCCCGGCCGGCGCCCACCCCGGCCGTCCCGGACCCTGGCGCCCAGCCCGGCCTGCGCAGCCGCCCCGGCAGGCCGTTCCCCGGCGGACCCTCCGAGCCCCCGCGCGGCGACGGCTCCCCGCCCGAGGGCGGCCTGTTCGACCTGCTCAAGGTCGCCGTCGCGATCCTGGACACCGCCGGCCGCGTGGTGCTCTGGAGCCCCGCCGCCGAGGAGCTGCTCGGCTGGCCGAACGAACTGCTGGTCGGCCGCCGGATCGACGAGCTGATCCCGGACGAGAAACAGGTCGCCCGGATCCGGGCCGCGATCCAGGACACCCTGCGGCACGGCCGCTGGGCCGGGTTCGCCGAACTGCGCGACCGGGACGGCGCCCCGGTCGCCGTGGACGCCCGGATCTCCCTGCTGGTGGACGGCGACGGCACGCCGTTCCTCCAGGTCAGCCTCGCCGAGACGGCCGCCGTCCGGGCCGTCGAGCGCGACCTCGCCGTCCGTGACGCGCTGTTCGAACAGTCCCCGCTCGGCATCGCCATCCTCGACACCGACCTGCGCTACACCGCCGTCAACCGGACCCTCGCCGAGATGAACGGCGTCGCGCTGGAGGACCACGTCGGCCGGACCACCGGCGAGACCCTGCCCGAGCGGGCCGCCGACGAGATCACCGCCATCCAGCGCCAGGTGCTGGCCACCGGCGAGCCCGTCATCGACGTCACCCTGGCCTCCCCGGTCACCGCCCGCTCCGGCTACCGCTCGATCTCCTACAGCCGGATGACCGACCGCTCCGGCCGGGTGCTCGGCATCTCCGGCACCGTGATGGACGTCACCGAGCGCTACCGAGCCGTGTCCAAGGTCGAGCACGCCCGGCGCCGGCTCTCCCTGCTCAACGAGTTCGGCTCCCGGGTCGGCGACCTGCTCGACGCCTCCCGGATCGCCCAGGAGCTCGCCAGCTCGGTCGTCCCCCGGCTCACCGACCACTCCGCGGTGATCCTGCTCCAGGCCGTCGCGCACGGTGACGACCTGCCCCGGCACGGCCACGACCGGCGCACCTCGCTGCTCCAGCTCGGCACCGCCTCCGTCCAGGACGGCCCCGAGGTCGAGGTGATGCTGCGCCGCGGCGCCCGGATCACCTTCGCCGAGGACTCCGCCTGCGGCCGGGTGCTGCGCACCGGCGTCCCCGAGCTGCTCTCCGGCGCCGACCAGCTCGGCGACGTCACGTACCCCGGCGACCCGAAGCTGCAGGCCGCCCACGACCTCGGCGTGCACTCCATGCTGGTCGTCCCGCTGCGCGCCCGCGGCATCGTGATCGGCCTGCTGCTGGTCAGCCGGGCCGGCTACCGGGAGGGCTTCGACCGGGACGACCTGGCCTTCACCGTCGAACTCGCCGACCGGGCCGGCAGCTCGCTCGACAACGCCCGCCTCTACGCCCGCGAGCGCACCGCCGCGCTCACCCTCCAGCGCACCCTGCTCCCGCAGCAGGTGCCGCAGCCCACCGGCGTCGAGGTCGCCTACCGGTACGTGCCCGGCAGCAGCGGCACCGAGGTCGGCGGCGACTGGTTCGACGTCATCCCGCTGCCCGGCGAGCGCACCGCCCTGGTCGTCGGCGACGTCATGGGCCACGGCCTGCGGGCCGCCGCCACCATGGGCCGGCTGCGCACCGCCGTCCGCGTGCTCGCCGCCCTCGACCTGCCGCCGGACGTGCTGCTGCGGCACGTCCACGAACTCGCCGACGACCTGGCCCAGGGGCCGGACGAGGCGCTGCTCGCCACCTGCGTCTACGCCGTGTTCGACCCCGGGACGGGGACGCTGACCGTCGCGAAGGCCGGGCACATCCCGCCGGTGCTGGTGGTGCCGGGCCAGGAGACCGAGGAACCGACCCGCACCGGCAGCCCGCTGCCCGGCGGCACCGGCCGGATCCTCGACCTGCCCTCCGGCGCCCCGCTCGGCGTCGGCGGCGTCCCGTTCGAGGCGATCGAGCTGAAGATCCCCGAGGGCAGCCTGCTCGCGCTGTGCACCGACGGTCTGGTCGAGTCCCGGGACAAGGACCTGGACGTCGGCCTCGGCCGGCTGATCACCGTGCTCCAGGAGCCGCACGCCTCCATCCAGGCCGCCTGCGAGGCCGTGCTCGACACCATGGAGCAGGGCCGCGAGCCGGACGACGTCGCGTTGCTGCTGGCCCGCCTCGGGCACGGCCAGGCCGGCACCCCGACCGCCGGCTGGACGCTGCCCGCCGAGCCCACCGCCGTCTCCCGGGCCCGCCGGCTGGTCCGCGCCACGCTCGTCGAGTGGGCCGTCGAGGAGCTGACCGACACCGCGGAGCTGCTGGTCAGCGAGCTGGTCACGAACGCCGTCCGGTACGCCAGCGCCCCCATCGGCGTCCGGCTGACGCTCGGCGAGACGCTGCTGGTCGAGATCTCCGACCCGTTGCCCGACCCGCCCCGCGAGCGGCACGCGGCCGAGGCCGACGAGGGCGGGCGGGGCCTGGAGCTGGTCCGCCGGCTCGCGCTGCGCTGGGGCGCCCGGGCCGAGGGCGTCGGCAAGGTCGTCTGGTTCGAGCAGGCGCTGCCGGGTAATGAGCCGGACGGGCCGTGA
- a CDS encoding DUF6542 domain-containing protein, producing MEQSIRTQTPGPRRRPPSGAASASVPGPGRAPETAGATPAPSPASRLRPVAGPPPAGRPATPRLRLRLPLSGRGPSRLYGRRRTGRPTRLTAVGTGVVAVLATLAAAGLDRLLFGGLGWLFGLGYLVVCFQLAVRVRYADLLAAPISGPIAFALALLLLAPVSSSGVTAQVVGLATGLALRAGWLFCGTGLAALIVLARFVAQSRIHRSR from the coding sequence GTGGAGCAGAGCATCCGTACCCAGACGCCAGGGCCCCGACGCCGTCCGCCGAGCGGCGCGGCCTCGGCCTCCGTCCCCGGGCCCGGGCGGGCCCCCGAGACGGCCGGGGCAACCCCCGCCCCCTCCCCCGCCTCCCGGCTACGCCCCGTAGCCGGCCCGCCCCCCGCCGGCCGTCCGGCCACCCCCCGGCTGCGGCTGCGCCTGCCGCTGTCCGGGCGCGGCCCCAGCCGGCTGTACGGGCGGCGCCGGACCGGGCGGCCGACCCGGCTGACCGCCGTCGGCACCGGCGTGGTCGCGGTGCTGGCGACCCTCGCGGCGGCCGGCCTGGACCGACTGCTGTTCGGCGGCCTCGGCTGGCTGTTCGGCCTCGGCTACCTGGTGGTCTGCTTCCAGCTGGCCGTCCGGGTGCGCTACGCCGACCTGCTGGCGGCGCCGATCAGCGGGCCGATCGCCTTCGCCCTGGCGCTGCTGCTGCTCGCGCCGGTGAGCTCCTCGGGCGTCACCGCCCAAGTGGTGGGGCTGGCGACCGGGCTGGCGCTGCGGGCCGGCTGGCTGTTCTGCGGCACCGGCCTGGCGGCGCTGATCGTCCTGGCCCGGTTCGTCGCGCAGAGCCGGATCCACCGCTCGCGCTGA
- the ychF gene encoding redox-regulated ATPase YchF — MSLTIGIVGLPNVGKSTLFNALTKNDVLAANYPFATIEPNVGVVGVPDERLAKLAEIFGSQRLLPATVDFVDIAGIVRGASEGEGLGNKFLANIRESDAICQVVRAFTDPDVVHVDGKVSPKDDIETIHTELILADLQTIEKVLPRLQKEARLKKDTAPVLAAAEAAQAILETGKTLFEAGFDTTPIRDLHLLTAKPFLYVFNVDEAELADEDFKNAQRELVAPAEAIFLNAKIESELIELDDAEALELLQSMGQDEPGLATLARVGFDTLGLQTYLTAGPKEARAWTIKKGATAPEAAGVIHTDFQKGFIKAEVISFEDLVETGSIADARAKGKARIEGKEYIMQDGDVVEFRFNV, encoded by the coding sequence ATGTCGCTCACGATCGGAATCGTCGGCCTGCCGAACGTCGGCAAGTCGACCCTGTTCAACGCCCTGACCAAGAACGACGTGCTGGCGGCCAACTACCCGTTCGCCACCATCGAGCCGAACGTCGGCGTCGTCGGCGTTCCGGACGAGCGGCTGGCCAAGCTCGCCGAGATCTTCGGTTCCCAGCGCCTCCTCCCGGCCACCGTCGACTTCGTCGACATCGCCGGCATCGTGCGCGGCGCCAGCGAGGGCGAGGGTCTGGGCAACAAGTTCCTCGCCAACATCCGCGAGTCGGACGCGATCTGCCAGGTCGTGCGCGCCTTCACCGACCCCGACGTGGTGCACGTGGACGGCAAGGTGTCGCCCAAGGACGACATCGAGACCATCCACACCGAGCTGATCCTGGCCGACCTCCAGACCATCGAGAAGGTGCTCCCGCGGCTCCAGAAGGAGGCGCGCCTCAAGAAGGACACCGCCCCCGTGCTGGCCGCCGCCGAGGCCGCGCAGGCGATCCTGGAGACCGGCAAGACCCTCTTCGAGGCCGGCTTCGACACCACCCCGATCCGCGACCTCCACCTGCTGACCGCCAAGCCCTTCCTCTACGTCTTCAACGTGGACGAGGCCGAGCTGGCCGACGAGGACTTCAAGAACGCCCAGCGCGAGCTGGTCGCCCCGGCCGAGGCGATCTTCCTCAACGCCAAGATCGAGTCCGAGCTGATCGAGCTCGACGACGCCGAGGCCCTCGAACTCCTCCAGTCCATGGGCCAGGACGAGCCCGGCCTCGCCACGCTCGCCCGGGTCGGCTTCGACACCCTCGGCCTGCAGACCTACCTGACCGCCGGCCCCAAGGAAGCCCGCGCCTGGACCATCAAGAAGGGCGCCACCGCCCCCGAGGCCGCCGGTGTGATCCACACCGACTTCCAGAAGGGCTTCATCAAGGCCGAGGTCATCTCCTTCGAGGACCTGGTCGAGACCGGCTCGATCGCCGACGCCCGCGCCAAGGGCAAGGCCCGCATCGAGGGCAAGGAGTACATCATGCAGGACGGCGACGTCGTGGAGTTCCGCTTCAACGTCTGA
- the ppgK gene encoding polyphosphate--glucose phosphotransferase, which produces MTAVFGVDIGGSGIKGAPVDLGRGALAQERYKVLTPRPSAPEAVVATVREVVRHFGHEGPVGLTFPGVVVRGRTRTAANVDKGWVGLDAEGLFREALDLPATVLNDADAAGLAETAYGAGRDQPGVVLVLTFGTGIGSALFVDGTLVPNTELGHLELRGKDAERRASSAARERHNLSWEQWARRVDEYLDLVEMLISPQLIVIGGGVSRKHERFLPLLREREARVVPAELRNDAGIVGAAMAAARAAG; this is translated from the coding sequence ATGACGGCGGTATTCGGCGTGGACATCGGCGGTTCGGGCATCAAGGGCGCCCCGGTCGACCTGGGCCGGGGCGCGCTCGCCCAGGAGCGCTACAAGGTGCTCACCCCGCGGCCGTCCGCCCCCGAGGCCGTGGTCGCCACCGTCCGGGAGGTGGTCCGCCACTTCGGCCACGAGGGTCCGGTCGGGCTGACCTTCCCCGGGGTGGTGGTCCGCGGCCGGACCAGGACCGCGGCCAACGTGGACAAGGGCTGGGTCGGGCTGGACGCCGAAGGCCTGTTCCGCGAGGCGCTGGACCTGCCCGCGACCGTCCTCAACGACGCCGACGCCGCCGGCCTCGCCGAGACCGCGTACGGCGCCGGCCGTGATCAGCCCGGCGTGGTGCTGGTGCTGACTTTCGGCACCGGCATCGGCAGCGCGCTCTTCGTGGACGGCACGCTGGTGCCCAACACCGAGCTGGGCCACCTGGAGCTGCGCGGCAAGGATGCCGAGCGCCGCGCCTCCTCGGCCGCCAGGGAGCGGCACAACCTGAGCTGGGAGCAGTGGGCCCGGCGGGTCGACGAGTACCTGGACCTGGTGGAGATGCTCATCTCGCCGCAGCTGATCGTGATCGGCGGCGGGGTGAGCCGCAAGCACGAGAGGTTCCTGCCGCTGCTGCGCGAGCGCGAGGCCCGGGTCGTCCCCGCGGAGCTGCGCAACGACGCTGGCATCGTCGGCGCCGCCATGGCCGCGGCCCGGGCGGCGGGCTGA
- a CDS encoding methyltransferase domain-containing protein: MTGQRPAAVYTHGHQEAVLRSHRSRGVADSAAYLVPELRSGQALLDVGCGPGTITADLAELVGPGGRVVAVDTSGEVLEQAAAYVAGRGLSNVVFEVADVHQLRYRDGEFDVVHAHQLLQHVADPVAALREMRRVVAPGGVVAARDVDYATMTWYPEAPALESWLLLYRRTARANGGEPDAGRRLLSWARAAGFAEVTATATTWTYATPERRAFWAGMWADRTVDSAFARTAEERGFADRAELERIAAAWREWSTAEDGWFSMLHGEILARG, encoded by the coding sequence ATGACCGGACAGCGGCCTGCCGCCGTCTACACACACGGCCACCAGGAGGCCGTGCTGCGCTCGCACCGCTCCCGCGGCGTCGCCGACTCGGCCGCCTACCTGGTGCCCGAACTGCGGTCCGGGCAGGCCCTGTTGGACGTCGGCTGCGGGCCGGGCACGATCACCGCCGACCTGGCCGAACTGGTCGGCCCGGGCGGGCGCGTGGTGGCCGTGGACACCTCCGGGGAGGTGCTGGAGCAGGCGGCCGCGTACGTCGCCGGGCGGGGCCTGTCCAACGTCGTCTTCGAGGTCGCCGACGTCCACCAACTGCGGTATCGCGACGGTGAGTTCGACGTGGTGCACGCCCACCAGCTGCTGCAGCACGTGGCCGACCCGGTGGCCGCCCTGCGCGAGATGCGCCGGGTCGTCGCGCCGGGCGGCGTGGTCGCGGCCCGGGACGTCGACTACGCGACCATGACCTGGTACCCCGAGGCGCCCGCGCTGGAGAGCTGGCTGCTGCTGTACCGGCGCACCGCCCGGGCCAACGGCGGCGAGCCGGACGCCGGGCGGCGGCTGCTGTCCTGGGCCCGCGCGGCCGGGTTCGCCGAGGTCACCGCCACCGCCACCACCTGGACGTACGCGACGCCCGAGCGCCGCGCCTTCTGGGCCGGCATGTGGGCCGACCGGACGGTGGACTCCGCGTTCGCCCGCACCGCGGAGGAGAGGGGCTTCGCCGACCGGGCGGAGCTGGAGCGGATCGCGGCCGCCTGGCGGGAGTGGAGCACCGCCGAGGACGGGTGGTTCTCGATGCTGCACGGCGAGATCCTGGCCCGCGGCTGA
- a CDS encoding DUF4190 domain-containing protein, whose product MSKPDSDAPVAVPDAAAAPTVDLRKPDAPTSKSAEPADTPAPADTPAPAETPAPADPWAAPGPAAPPTGRIPMPMSAPHPPLPPANGAPAGGWASVVPGAYSGFQPGYAYPPASEQTNGFAVGALVTGLVCVWPVALVLSIIALVQIGKRGERGRGMAVTGLVFGVIGLLLTGLGVLGGIVAAGRSDRADHLPAPKAPAGSVRWSALKAGDCYSTPEDGSRTDPDGGDETVYWVRKVPCSAPHHGEVAGTVRIPASDGPSYPGEAKIRERAGELCGPVLDEYALDQWAIPDGMDDVYLYPTRGNWRSGERSVTCAFEDRDAEHTGTVRTDRGSLNSAQLTYLEAVKGFNSAYAKRPKGEVDAANSEYAAWARQMAAASRAEAEQLSKTSTVWPDGAKPKVTELAAAQRAAADAWDAAAKTTDATALAGAIRRAQQLTAKTLPLSVEIRRELGLSTGEQAPDLRV is encoded by the coding sequence GTGTCCAAGCCCGATTCCGACGCGCCCGTCGCGGTGCCGGACGCCGCCGCCGCGCCCACGGTCGACCTCAGGAAGCCGGACGCCCCGACGTCGAAGTCAGCCGAGCCCGCGGACACCCCGGCGCCCGCGGACACCCCGGCGCCCGCGGAGACCCCGGCGCCCGCCGACCCCTGGGCCGCTCCCGGCCCCGCCGCCCCGCCCACCGGCCGGATACCGATGCCGATGTCGGCGCCCCACCCGCCGCTCCCGCCCGCGAACGGCGCGCCCGCCGGCGGCTGGGCGTCGGTGGTGCCCGGCGCGTACTCCGGCTTCCAGCCCGGCTACGCCTACCCCCCGGCCTCCGAGCAGACCAACGGCTTCGCCGTCGGAGCCCTGGTGACCGGGTTGGTCTGCGTCTGGCCGGTCGCCCTCGTCCTCTCGATCATCGCGCTGGTCCAGATCGGCAAGCGCGGGGAGCGCGGCCGCGGCATGGCCGTGACCGGCCTGGTGTTCGGCGTGATCGGCCTGCTGCTCACCGGCCTCGGCGTCCTCGGCGGGATCGTGGCCGCCGGCCGGAGCGACCGCGCCGACCACCTCCCGGCTCCCAAGGCCCCGGCCGGCTCCGTGCGCTGGTCCGCGCTCAAGGCCGGGGACTGCTACAGCACCCCGGAGGACGGCAGCCGGACCGACCCGGACGGCGGCGACGAGACCGTGTACTGGGTGCGCAAGGTGCCCTGCTCCGCCCCGCACCACGGCGAGGTGGCCGGCACCGTGAGGATCCCGGCGAGCGACGGCCCGTCCTACCCGGGCGAGGCGAAGATCCGCGAGCGCGCCGGCGAACTGTGCGGCCCGGTGCTCGACGAGTACGCCCTCGACCAGTGGGCGATCCCGGACGGCATGGACGACGTCTACCTCTACCCGACCCGCGGTAACTGGAGGTCCGGCGAACGGTCCGTCACCTGCGCCTTCGAGGACCGCGACGCCGAGCACACCGGGACCGTCCGCACCGACCGCGGCAGCCTGAACTCCGCGCAGCTGACCTACCTCGAGGCCGTCAAGGGCTTCAACTCCGCCTACGCGAAGCGGCCCAAGGGCGAGGTCGACGCCGCCAACTCCGAGTACGCGGCCTGGGCCCGGCAGATGGCCGCCGCCTCCCGGGCCGAGGCCGAGCAGCTGTCGAAGACCTCGACGGTCTGGCCGGACGGCGCCAAGCCGAAGGTCACCGAACTGGCCGCGGCCCAGCGGGCGGCCGCCGACGCCTGGGACGCCGCCGCGAAGACGACCGACGCCACCGCGCTGGCGGGGGCGATCCGGCGGGCCCAGCAGCTGACGGCCAAGACCCTCCCGCTGAGCGTGGAGATCCGCCGTGAGCTCGGCCTCTCCACCGGCGAGCAGGCGCCCGACCTCCGGGTCTGA